CCGCGCCGCGTCGCCGGCTGAACCCCTTTCATGTCGACCATGCAAGAAGGCGCCAAGAACCAGACCATGAACCAGCATCTGCGTTCCGAACCCATTCCCTTCATCGATGTCGGCTCGCAGCGCCGCCGGCTCGGCGCCTCGCTCGATGCCGCGGTCAAGCGCGTTCTCGACCATTGCCAGTTCGTCAATGGCCCTGAAGTCGCCGAGCTCGAGAAGCAGCTTGCGGGCTACAGCGGTGCCAAGCATGTGATCGGTTGCGCCAGCGGCACCGATGCGATTCTGATGGTGATGATGGCGAAGAATGTCGGGCCCGGTGATGCCGTGCTGTGTCCGTCCTTCACCTTCATCGCAACGGCCTCGCCGGTGGCGCGGACCGGCGCGACGCCTGTTTATGTCGACGTCGACGAGACGACCTTCAACATGAGCCCGGAGTCGCTGAAGCGCGGCATCGCGACTGCGCGGAAGGCGGGGCTGAAGCCGGTCGCGGTCATTCCGGTCGATCTGTTCGGCCAGCCCGCCGACCACGACGCCATTGCCGAGATTGCCGGGGCCGAAGGCCTGTTCGTGCTCGACGACGCCGCGCAAGGGTTCGGCGCGAGCTACAAGGGCCGCAAGCTCGGCACCTTCGGCCTTGCCACCGCGACCAGCTTCTTCCCGGCAAAACCGCTCGGCTGCTTCGGCGACGGCGGCGCGATCTTCACCAATGACGACGAACTCGCGACGACACTGCGCAGCATCCGCGTGCACGGGCAGGGCGTCGACAAATACGACAACGTCCGCCTCGGCCTGACCGGCCGGCTCGACACCATGCAGGCTGCCGTCCTGATCGAGAAGCTGAAGATTTTCGACGACGAGATCGCCGCCCGCAACCGGGTTGCGGAGCGCTACGCGCGTGGCCTGTCCAACGTCGTCACCGTGCCGCGTCTGGCGCCGGGCAACACCTCGGTCTGGGCGCAGTACACGATCCGTCTTCCCAAAGGCACCGACCGCGACGGTTTCGCTGCCGCGCTGAAAGCCCAGGGCGTGCCGACCGCGATCTATTACGGCAAGTCGATGCATCAGCAGACCGCCTACAAGCAGTACCCGGTCGCCGACGGCGGCCTGTCTGCTTGCGAGAGCCTGTCGCAGGACGTCATCAGCCTGCCGATGCACGCCTATCTGACCGAAGCCGACCAGGAGCGCGTGATCGCCGCCGTCCGCGGCGCGCTGGCGGGCTGATTCCGCGGCTTCGTTGCCCTGCTGTCTCTGGGACACCTCTCCCGCTTGCGGGAGAGGTCGGCGCGTAGCGCCGGGTGAGGGTACTTTCGTCTCGTTGCCGAGACACCCTCTCCCCAACCTTCCCACGCAAGCGGGGAGGCAGCGCACCTTCCCGGCCGCTAGCACCTAGACCTAATCGCGCCATGCTCTAAAACAGACGCATGCTCGGACGCATCTTCACGGTTGGCGGATATACGCTGCTCTCGCGGCTGACGGGCTTTGCCCGCGACATCATGCTCGCGGCGATCCTCGGCGCCGGCCCGGTGGCCGACGCCTTTTTCGTGGCGCTGCGGCTGCCCAATCATTTCCGCGCGATCTTCGCCGAGGGCGCCTTCAACGCCGCCTGGGTGCCGGCCTATGCCCATGTTCATGGCGAGAAGGGCGAGGCGGCGGCAAAACTGTTCGCCGACCGCATCTTCACGCTGCTGCTGGCCTCGCAAGTCCTGCTGTTGATCGTCGCCTGGCTGTTCATGCCGCAGGCCATGAGCATTCTGGCGCCGGGCTTCGGTGAAGATGCCGAGCAGCGCAAGCTCGCGATCGAGCTGACCCGGATCACCTTTCCCTATCTGCTCTTGATCACGCTGGTGACGCTCTATGGCGGCATGCTCAACGTGATGCAGCGCTTTGCCAGCGCCGCGGCCGCCTCGATCTTCCTCAACGTCGCGATGATGATGACGCTGGCGGTCGCCGTCTGGTTTCCGACGGCCGGCCACGCCGCGGCCTGGGGCGTCCTGATCTCCGGTTTCCTGCAATATTTCCTGCTCGCCGGCGATCTCGCCCGCCATGGCGGCCTGCCGCGCTTTGCGCCGCTCAAGCTCGACGAGGACGTCCGCGGCTTCTTCAAAGCGCTGGGCCCGGCGACACTGGGCTCGATGGGGACGCAGGTCGCGCTGTTCGCCGACACCATCATCGCGACCTTCCTCCCCGCAGGCGCGCTGTCGGCGCTCTATTATGCCGATCGCCTCAACCAGCTGCCGATCGGCGTCATCGGCATCGCCATCGGCACCGTGCTGCTGCCGGAGATGTCGCGGCGCATCACCGCCAACGACCTCGACGGCGCGATGAAGGCGCAGCGCCGCGCGTTCGATTTCACGCTGCTGTTCTCGATCCCGTTCGTGGCCGCCTTCCTGACCGTGCCCGACGAGATCATGCGGGCGCTGTTCGCCCGCGGCGCGTTCTCCAAGGCCGACGCGGTCGCCGCAGGCAGCACGCTCGCGGCGTACGCCATCGGCCTGATTCCCTTCGTGCTGATCCGCAGCGCAGTGGCGACCTTCTATGCCCGCAAGGACACCGCAACGCCGGTGCGGGCCTCGCTGACCGGCATCGCCGTCAACGTTGCGCTGAAGGTCGCCTTGATGGGATCGCTGGCCCAGATCGGCCTCGCGCTCGCGACAGCCGTCGGCGTCTGGACCAATCTGCTGCTGGTGCTGTACTTCGCCGTGCGCCGGGGCTTTCTCGTGCTGGACCGCGCTTGGCTGTTGTCGATCGCCAAGTTCCTGCTGATCGGCCTCGTCCTGGCCACCGCCTTCTGGCTGATCGCGCGCTTTGGCGGCGTTTGGCTGGGTTCGATGCACTTCCACGATGAGCTGATGTTGGTGCTGCTCGCTGTCGGCGGCACGATCATTTACGCAGTCGCTATTCTCGCGTTGTTCGGCCGGAGTTGGCTAGTCGCATTGGTGCGCGGTTAGGTGCATTACATAACGTCCTCGGCTGGATGCGATACACAACGTTGTGTCGCAACTGGCCCTTCAGAGGATGAGTAGGAGTGTCGGGTCTATGATCATCAAGATTGTACGCCTTGTCCTGATCTGCTTTTCGGCATTCGGCGCGCTGCTAATGGGCCGTGAGATGATACTTTTCGGAGCTAGGCAAATGCTCATTATCATTGAAGCGATGCTGATCCTCAACGCTGTTTATCTGATTTCCTTGTTTGTATGGCGTCCGTCATTGACGCAAGTTGAGGCAGCAGCGCGGGTGTTGCACGAATCCGGAGGTCGGCACGGATGGTGGAAGGCGTATGTCACTTCCTACGACGAAATGGCCGCGACCGATCCAATTGCCAAGTCGGAGTTCGACGGCATTGTCGAGCGAATGTTGAAGGCGGCCCGAAGGGAGTGAGTTAGGAAGTCCATGCTGTTTGCGAAACGGAGTATCGGTTTATCTTGAACCAACCCCCATAGCGTCGTCTCGCACCGGCGTGTCTATTGTTTTTTCGCGCCCGCCGTGCTACGAGCGACGCATGATCAAGTCGCGCAAACTCGACCGTCGTCACGTGACCCGCTCTTGCCGGGCCGTGGGAGGAGTCGTGCGCTAGGATTTCGACGACATCTCTTCCACCAGGCCCCGCCGGCATCGGACGGGGCCTTTTTTGTGGCCACGCTTCCCTGCCGGCACAACAGCAGGAGCGTGCGATGCCGCCCCAATTGACGACCATCACATCCGAGGCCGAGCGCGATGCCGCCGTGCTCCGCCTCGACCGCTCGATCGCGTTGGCAAAGGAAGCCATGGACGAGGTCTTAACGGCTGCGGCGCGCCTAAACGCATCCGTTGCAACGCCGCGCAGCGACGTGTCGCGAAGGGAGGACGTACCGGCAGCGGCCGAACCGGCGCAAAGCGTCCTCGTCCTGCTCAAGCAATACTGGCGCGCGTTTCGGGGATGGTATCGGAGTTCACGGGTGATCTTGCAGGGCCTGAGCGACAGGGACCTGAGGGATATCGGCCTGACGCGCGACGAGGTCGACTATCTCGCACCTGGGCGCGCTATCGATGCGGTGAGAGATCGCGCGAGGTCTTTGTTGAACCACAGTGGGATGTAGATGATCCTGGCAGACGCAGATATGCGCTTTGCGAACAAGCGGCGGTCGATCCTGTTGCTTGTCCGCAGGAATGCGCTGCGGTGCAGAATTATTCGATCTTCACAGGGAAATGACCGAGCTGCGGCCTTTTTGTCCTATCCCGCTTTGATAGGGCAGGCCCGGGCTAAATCCTCGCGACCAAGCCCGCCTAAACCCGTTTGCCTTGCCAGTTTTTCCACGGCAATATGCCCACAAAACAACCATGAGAACGGGAAGATAAAATGGCGGCTCCCATCAAGTTCGGCGTTGGCCAAAGCGTGCTGCGCAAGGAGGATGACGCGCTCATCCGCGGCAAGGGCCGCTATACCGACGATTATGCGCCGCAGGCCGCGCTCCGCTGCCTCATGCTGCGCTCGCCGCATGCGCATGCCAAGTACACCATCGATGCGAGCCGCGCCCGCGGCCTGCCCGGCGTGGCGCTGATCCTGACCGCCGACGACGTGAAGGAGCTCGGCAATCTGCCGTGCCTGTTCAATCTCGAGACCGATCCGTTCACCGGCCCGCCTTACCCGATCCTGGCTGCGGGCGAAGTGCGTCATGTCGGCGACGCCGTTGCCTTCGTCGTTGCCGAGACGATCGACCAGGCCCGTGACGCGATCGAGGCGATCGACGTCAAATGGAGCCCGCTCCCCGCGGTGACCGGCGTCGTCAATGCGGTGAAGAAGGGCGCGCCGCAGGTGTGGCCGGACAAGGCCGGCAATGTGCTGTTCGATGTCTCGATCGGCGACAAGGCCGCGACGGAAGCCGCCTTCGCCAAGGCGCATACGGTCGCCGAGATCTCGATCGTCAATCCGCGCGTGGTCGCGAACTTCATGGAGACGCGCGCGGCGGTGTGCGAGTACGATGCCAAGCGCGACCATCTGACGCTGACGATTGGGAGCCAGGGCAGCCATCGCCTGCGCGACATCCTCTGCCAGAATGTGCTCAACATCCCCACCGACAAGATGCGGGTGATCTGCCCCGACGTCGGCGGCGGCTTCGGCACGAAGCTGTTCCCGTATCGCGAATATGCCCTGATGGCGGTCGCTGCCAAGAAGCTCAAGAAAACGGTGAAATGGGCCGCCGACCGCACCGAGCATTTCATGGGCGACGCGCAGGGCCGTGACAACGTCACCACCGCGAAGATGGCGCTGACGGAAGACGGCAAATTCCTCGCCATGGATTGCGACCTGATGGGCGACATGGGCGCCTATCTGTCGACCTTCGGGCCCTACATCCCACATGGCGGCGCCGGCATGCTGCCGGGCCTCTACGACATCCAGGCCTTCCACTGCCGGGTACGCACCATCTTCACCAACAGCGTGCCGGTCGACGCCTACCGCGGCGCGGGCCGCCCCGAGGCGGCCTATGTCATCGAGCGCCTCGTCGATGCCTGTGCGCGAAAGCTCGACATGACGCCGGACGCCGTCCGCCGCAAGAACTTCATCCCGCCGAAGGCGCTGCCTTACAAGACCGCGACCGGCAAGGTCTACGACTCCGGCGACTTCGCCGCGCATCTGAAGCGCGCGATGGAAATCGCCGATTGGAAGGAGTTTCCAAAGCGCGCCAAGATGGCCAAGAAGGGCGGCCTGATCCGCGGGATTGGTCTTGCCAGCTATGTCGAGGTGTGCGGCACCATGGGCGAGGAGACCGCCAATGTGCGGATGGACCCCAACGGCGACATCACCGTCCTGATCGGCACGCAATCCAGCGGGCAGGGTCACCAGACCGCCTATGCGCAGATCGTCGCCGAGCAGTTCGGCGTTGCGCCAGAGCGCGTGCACATCCACCAGGGTGACACCGATATGATCGCCACCGGCCTCGGCACGGGCGGCTCGGCCTCGATCCCGTCAGGCGGCGTCAGCGTCGAGCGGGCCACGCGCGAGCTCGGGCAAAAGCTCAAGGAGGTCGCGGCACAGGCGCTGGAGGCCAGCGCCGGGGACCTCGAGATCTCGGAAGGGGTGGTGCGGATCGCCGGTACCGACCGTTCGATCTCGTTCGCTGATCTCGCCAAGCGGCCGGGCGCCGATCCGTCCAAGCTGAATGCCAGCGCGACCTTCGCCAGTGCCGACGGTACCTATCCCAACGGCACGCATGTCGCGGAGGTCGAGATCGACCCGGCCACCGGCATCATCAAGATCGTCAACTATGTGATCGTCGATGATTTCGGCAAGACGCTCAATCCGCTGCTCTTGGCCGGCCAGGTGCATGGCGGCGCCATGCAGGGCATCGGCCAGGCGCTGATGGAGCAGGCGGT
The nucleotide sequence above comes from Bradyrhizobium sp. NDS-1. Encoded proteins:
- a CDS encoding DUF1127 domain-containing protein — protein: MPPQLTTITSEAERDAAVLRLDRSIALAKEAMDEVLTAAARLNASVATPRSDVSRREDVPAAAEPAQSVLVLLKQYWRAFRGWYRSSRVILQGLSDRDLRDIGLTRDEVDYLAPGRAIDAVRDRARSLLNHSGM
- the murJ gene encoding murein biosynthesis integral membrane protein MurJ, with the translated sequence MLGRIFTVGGYTLLSRLTGFARDIMLAAILGAGPVADAFFVALRLPNHFRAIFAEGAFNAAWVPAYAHVHGEKGEAAAKLFADRIFTLLLASQVLLLIVAWLFMPQAMSILAPGFGEDAEQRKLAIELTRITFPYLLLITLVTLYGGMLNVMQRFASAAAASIFLNVAMMMTLAVAVWFPTAGHAAAWGVLISGFLQYFLLAGDLARHGGLPRFAPLKLDEDVRGFFKALGPATLGSMGTQVALFADTIIATFLPAGALSALYYADRLNQLPIGVIGIAIGTVLLPEMSRRITANDLDGAMKAQRRAFDFTLLFSIPFVAAFLTVPDEIMRALFARGAFSKADAVAAGSTLAAYAIGLIPFVLIRSAVATFYARKDTATPVRASLTGIAVNVALKVALMGSLAQIGLALATAVGVWTNLLLVLYFAVRRGFLVLDRAWLLSIAKFLLIGLVLATAFWLIARFGGVWLGSMHFHDELMLVLLAVGGTIIYAVAILALFGRSWLVALVRG
- a CDS encoding DegT/DnrJ/EryC1/StrS family aminotransferase, producing MSTMQEGAKNQTMNQHLRSEPIPFIDVGSQRRRLGASLDAAVKRVLDHCQFVNGPEVAELEKQLAGYSGAKHVIGCASGTDAILMVMMAKNVGPGDAVLCPSFTFIATASPVARTGATPVYVDVDETTFNMSPESLKRGIATARKAGLKPVAVIPVDLFGQPADHDAIAEIAGAEGLFVLDDAAQGFGASYKGRKLGTFGLATATSFFPAKPLGCFGDGGAIFTNDDELATTLRSIRVHGQGVDKYDNVRLGLTGRLDTMQAAVLIEKLKIFDDEIAARNRVAERYARGLSNVVTVPRLAPGNTSVWAQYTIRLPKGTDRDGFAAALKAQGVPTAIYYGKSMHQQTAYKQYPVADGGLSACESLSQDVISLPMHAYLTEADQERVIAAVRGALAG
- a CDS encoding xanthine dehydrogenase family protein molybdopterin-binding subunit codes for the protein MAAPIKFGVGQSVLRKEDDALIRGKGRYTDDYAPQAALRCLMLRSPHAHAKYTIDASRARGLPGVALILTADDVKELGNLPCLFNLETDPFTGPPYPILAAGEVRHVGDAVAFVVAETIDQARDAIEAIDVKWSPLPAVTGVVNAVKKGAPQVWPDKAGNVLFDVSIGDKAATEAAFAKAHTVAEISIVNPRVVANFMETRAAVCEYDAKRDHLTLTIGSQGSHRLRDILCQNVLNIPTDKMRVICPDVGGGFGTKLFPYREYALMAVAAKKLKKTVKWAADRTEHFMGDAQGRDNVTTAKMALTEDGKFLAMDCDLMGDMGAYLSTFGPYIPHGGAGMLPGLYDIQAFHCRVRTIFTNSVPVDAYRGAGRPEAAYVIERLVDACARKLDMTPDAVRRKNFIPPKALPYKTATGKVYDSGDFAAHLKRAMEIADWKEFPKRAKMAKKGGLIRGIGLASYVEVCGTMGEETANVRMDPNGDITVLIGTQSSGQGHQTAYAQIVAEQFGVAPERVHIHQGDTDMIATGLGTGGSASIPSGGVSVERATRELGQKLKEVAAQALEASAGDLEISEGVVRIAGTDRSISFADLAKRPGADPSKLNASATFASADGTYPNGTHVAEVEIDPATGIIKIVNYVIVDDFGKTLNPLLLAGQVHGGAMQGIGQALMEQAVYGPSDGQLITATFMDYALPRAADGPAFVFETANVPCKTNPMGVKGAGEAGAIGSCPAVVNAIVDALWREYKIDHIDMPATPERVWIAINEHHRRHSL